GCAAGCGCGGTGTCGTGCGCGGCGCGTCGGGGCAGGCCATTAAGCACTTACTGCGCAAGGCGCTGCAAGAGGCTGCAAGGGGCTGCTTCGACGCGGGCCCGATGGGCCGACGCGACAGTGCGCTCATGAAGGATGGGCCGCGTGATGCTGGCGGCAGATGCCGGTGCGGACCGATAGTCCGGCGTTCCGGCAAGCGCCCCTGAGGGGCAACGAAACGAGAAAAGCGGGCCTGTCGGGCGGGCTTTCCTGTGGGTGCAATTTCGGTCGAAGGGCCGGCCCGCAATGGGCGGGCGGACTTCTCTCGAAATCGAATAGACAGAGATTGAATGTTGAAACAGGCGACATGATAGCACGATGACGGATGATCGTGCAAATTGCCGGGAGGCGCCCGGCTGGCGGGGCGTCCGGCGGGGCCTGCTCGGGTATGATCGGCGGCGCGCGGCGGGGCCGTGCAGCTCCCGGTAACGGGGGCCGAATTCGCGAGGAACCGGATGACCGAACTGATGAGGGTCGCGGCGCTGTTTGCCGCCACCGCGCTGGCCGAAATCGTCGGCTGTTACCTGCCGTGGCTCGTGCTGAAGGCCGGGCGCCCGGCCTGGCTGCTGGTGCCGGCCGCGCTGTCGCTCGCGTTGTTCGCGTGGCTGCTGACGCTGCATCCGAGCGCGGCGGGGCGCACCTATGCCGCGTACGGCGGCGTATATATCGCGGTTGCGCTGATCTGGCTGCGGATGGTCGACGGCGTCGCGCTGACCCGCTGGGACGTGGCGGGCGCGGCGCTCGCGCTCGGCGGGATGGCGGTCATCGCGCTGCAGCCGCGCGCGTGAGCGCGGTTGCAGCGCGTGCCGCGTGCGTCAGGCCGTTTCCGCGGCGCCCGCGTCGGCCGACTGGCGCCACACGCATGCGCCCTTGACCGATTTGTCGAGTTCGTCGAGCTGCGTCTGGTGCGCGGCGAGTTCGTCGTCGCTCGCGGCCACCACGGGCAGGTCGAGCGCGGCGAGCGACACGCGCTGGCCGTTCGCCGCGCCGCCGTGGGCGCCCGCGTCGTCGAGCATGTCGATCACGAGGCTGTCCTGGCCGCGCGTCATCGCGAGATACACCTCGGCGAGCAGCTCCGAGTCGAGCAGTGCGCCGTGCAGCGTGCGGTGCGCATTGCTGATGCCGAAGCGGTCGCACAGCGCGTCGAGCGAGTTGCGCTTGCCCGGGAACATCTGCTTGGCCTGCACGAGCGTGTCGATCACGCCGCCGCACTGTTCGGTGAACGGCGGCAGGCCGAGCCGCGCGAATTCGGCGTCGAGAAAGCCAAGGTCGAACGGCGCGTTGTGGATAATCAGCTCGGCGTCCTTCACGAAGTCGCGGATCTGGTCGGCGACTTCCGCGAATTTCGGCTTGTCGCTGAGGAATTCGGTCGTGAGGCCGTGCACCGCCAGCGCGCCCGGATCGCTGTCGCGCTCGGGGTTCACGTAGAAGTGCAGGTTGTTGCCGGTGAGCCGGCGGTTCAGCAGCTCGACGCAGCCGATTTCGATGAGGCGGTCGCCCGTGCGGGCGTTCAGGCCGGTGGTTTCGGTATCGAGAATGATCTGGCGCATGTCGGGAAAAACGAAGGAAACAGGGGGGTGGCCGGCGTTCAGGCCGTGAGCGATTCGACGCCGCGATTCGCGAGCGCGTCCGCGCGCTCGTTTTCGGGATGGCCCGCGTGGCCCTTGACCCAGCGCCACTCGACCTCGTGCTGCGCGACGAGCGCGTCGAGCCGCTTCCAGAGATCGGCGTTCTTCACGGGCGTCTTTGCCGCGGTGATCCAGCCTTTCTTCTTCCAGCCGTGGATCCACTCGCTGATGCCTTTCTGCACGTATTGCGAGTCGGTATGCACGATCACCTGGCACGGCCGCTTCAGCGCTTCGAGCGCGGCGATCACGCCCATCAGCTCCATGCGGTTGTTGGTCGTGTTGGGCTCGCCGCCGAACAGCTCCTTTTCCTGGTCGCCGTAGCGCATCAGTGCGCCCCAGCCGCCGGGGCCGGGGTTGCCCTTGCAGGCGCCGTCGGTATAGATGTCGATGGTATCGGTTGTCATGAATGTTCTTGGTGGGTAGTCGGGGAGGCCGCCGGCGTCAGGCCCGGCGCGAGCACGGGCTTCTTCATCTTGATCCGGCCGACGAGGCGCATGCCGCTCACGCGCTTGATGGCCGTCACCATGTAGACGGCGCCGAAGATCGGCCACCAGCGGTCGCCCGCGGCTTCCATGAAGCCATAGCGGGCCAGCCACTTGTCGGTGACGAGCGGCGGCCGGTAGCAGCCGAAACGGCCGCGTTCGAGGTCGAAGCCGAGCAGCTTGATCCAGTCCTTGAGCCGGATGAACGCGATCTGGTCGCGCGTGGCCGGCACGAACGGGCGGTTTGCCATGCGCCCGAACGATTGCCGCATGCCCCACAGGCTGAGCGAATTGAAGCCGGTGATCACGAGCTGGCCTTCCGGCATCAGCACGCGCTCGGCCTCGCGCAGCAGGCGGTGCGGGTCGGACGTGAATTCGAGCGTGTGCGGCATCACGATCAGGTCGACGCTCTGCGACTCGAACGGCAGGTCGAGCAGGTCGCACCAGGTCGTGCTGCGATTGTCGGGCGCGTGCTCCGGCGCGCGCGCTTCGCGCGCCCACGGATACTGGTACGGCGCGCTCGCGCCGCTCGCCGGATCGAGCACGAGGCCGCGATACGGCATGCGGTTCTCGCGCAGCGCGTCGAGCTGCGGCAGGCCGAGCTGCAGCGCGTGGAATCCGAACACATCGGACACGATCCGGTCGAGCTGCGCCTGCTCCCAGTCCAGCACGTAGCGGCCGGGAGGCGAGTCGGTCCAGGCGGGCCAGTCTATAATTTGTCGATCAGACATAACGATGATTGCGCGCCCATGAACGAGCTGGAATACGTGCCGGTGCCGGCATTCGAAGACAACTATATCTGGCTCGTCTCGGACGGCCGCGATGCGATCGCCGTCGATCCGGGTGAAGCCGCCCCCGTGCGCCGGGTTCTTGCCGAACGAGGCTGGCGGTTGACCGCTATTTTACTCACGCACCACCACGCCGACCACGTCGGCGGTGTCGAGGCGCTGCGCGCTAGCCAACCGGCCGATGTTCCGCTCACCGTTTACGGCCCCGCGGCCGAGGCAATCGGCGTGGTCACGCGGCCGCTCGCGGGCGGCGATCGCGTGACGCTCGACGCGCCGGCCGTCGCGTTCGACGTGCTCGACGTGCCGGGTCATACGCGCGGCCATATCGCCTATTTCCAGGCGGCCGGGCAAGGTGCCGCGACGCCGCACGTGTTCTGCGGCGACACGCTGTTCTCGTGCGGCTGCGGTCGCCTGTTCGAAGGCACGCCCGCGCAGATGCTCGCGTCGCTCGACGCGCTCGCGGCCCTGCCGGGCGACACGCGTGTGCATTGCGCACACGAATACACGCTGTCGAACATCCGCTTCGCGCTCGCGTGCGAGCCCGGCAATGCGGCGCTCGCCGCGTGGCGCGACGACGCGCAGGCGCTGCGTGCGCGCGGCGTGCCGACGCTGCCGACGACGATCGCGCACGAGCGCGCGGTGAACCCGTTCATGCGCGCGGACAGCGACGCGATCCGTGCGACGCTCGAGGCCGAGCTTCACGAAACGGTGCCCGATCGTCTGGCGGCGTTTACGTTGATGCGCGAGTGGAAAAACCGGTTCCGATGATGATTTTCGGAGGACTCCAAAGCTCAAGCGGTGTCTGTAAAAATTGCTCCAAATGTAGGATTTCGCTGAGTTTTCGGTGTTTTTATTGACGTGAAGCACGCACTTCCGTAGTATCGCCTGCAATTTGCAGCCGTCGGAAGCCGAGATTTTCATGCGACTTATATTGAGTGCGATGGTGGTGCTGCTACTCGCCGCTTGTGCGAGCCAGCCCCCTGTTGCCAACAACGCCGCCGATTCGCAGGCGACGTCCAACTACCTTCGTAAATCAGCCACCGCCAAAGAAACTGTCGACGTCGACAAGCAATCCGTCGGCGACCTGACCAGTGCAGACTCCGATCTTTGGGGGCGCATCCGTCGCGGTTTCCAGATGCCCGACCTGCAGAGCGACCTCGTCGACATGCAGACGACCTGGTACACGCAGCGTCCCGATTACGTGCAGCGCATGACCGAGCGCTCGCAGAAGTATCTGTATCACATCGTCGAGGAGCTCGAGGCGCGCCACATGCCGACCGAGCTCGCGCTGCTGCCGTTCATCGAGTCCGCGTACAACCCGCAGGCGCTGTCGGTCGCGAAGGCGGCCGGCATGTGGCAGTTCATGCCCGGCACGGGCCGCACGTACAACCTGAAGCGCAACATGTGGCAGGACGAGCGCCGCGACGTGCTCGCGTCGACGAGCGCCGCGCTCGACTACCTGTCGCGCCTGCATGACATGTTCGGCGACTGGTACCTTGCGCTGGCCGCGTACAACTGGGGCGAGGGCAACGTGCAGCGCGCGATCGCGCGCAACCAGGCGGCCGGTCTGCCGACCGACTACCAGAGCCTGCGGATGCCGAACGAGACCCGCAACTATGTGCCGAAGCTGCAGGCGGTGAAGAACATCATCGCGAGCCCGCAGCAGTATGGCCTGACGTTGCCGGACATCCCGAACCACCCGTATTTCGTGACGGTCACGACATCGCGCGACATGGACGTGGCGGTCGCCGCGAAGCTCGCGAACCTGTCGCTCGACGAGTTCCGCTCGCTGAACCCGTCGTTCTCGAAGCCGGTGATCCTCGGCGCGACCGAGCCGCAGATCCTGCTGCCGTTCGACAACGCGTCGGCGTTCGAGAAGAACCTGAAGGCATACAACGGCCAGCTGTCGTCGTGGACCACCTATACGGTCAGCGAGCGTGCGCGGCCGGCCGCGATCGCCGAGAAGATCGGCGTGGATGCCGATACGCTGATGTCGATCAACAAGATTCCGGCCGGCATGCGCCTGAAGCCGGGCTCGACGATCGTCGTGCCGCGCGGCGATGACGACGACGAGGACATCAGTGCCGACGTCGCCGAAAACGGCGCGCTCGCGATGGAACCCGACGTGCCCGACACGCGCAAGATGCTGATCCGCGTGCGCCGCAAGCAGTCGATGGCGGCAATCGCCGGCCGCTACGGCGTGTCGGTCGGCCAGCTCAAGGCGTGGAACCGTACGCACCGCGATCTCGTGATGCCGGGCCAGGCGCTCGTGCTGCACGTGCCGGTCGGTCGTTCGGTGCCGGCCGAGCCGGGTCCGGAGCGGATCGCGACATCGGGTGGCGGCGCGCACATCGAACGCGCGAGCCTGTCGGTGGGTGGCAAGTCCCACGGCGCGAAGCGCGGCGCCGCCAAGCCGGCGGCCAAATCGGCGAAGGCTGCACCCGCCAAGGCCGCTGCGCACAAGAGCAAGAAGAAGTAACGCGGTTCGAAGCGCATCGTGCGGCCGGTCCGGGCCGTGCGATTGCGCTATCATCCGACGAAATGCGAAGAAACGCCGTCACCGAGGTGACGGCGTTTTCGTTTGTGCGCGGCGCGAGGGCGCTGCTTCGAGGGTCTTCAAAGCGTCTTCATATAACAAGGGGAAGCGATGTCGTCGGTGCAGGTGAGGGTGCTCGCGCTGTTTTCGATCGGGTATTTCGTGTCGTACGTGTTTCGCGGCGTCAATCTGGGCTTCGCGCCGTTCGTCACGCATGAGCTCGGGCTGTCGGCCGCCGATCTCGGCCTGCTCACCAGTCTCTATTTCCTGGGCTTCGCGGGTGCGCAGATCCCGGCCGGCGTGATGCTCGACCACTTTGGCCCGCGCCGCGTGACGGCCGGCATGCTGCTGTTCGCGGCGGCCGGTGCGGCCGTGTTCGGCGCCGCGCACGGCATCGGCACGATGATGGTCGGCCGGCTGCTGATCGGCGTTGGCGTGTCGGTGTGTCTCGGTGCGGCGTTCAAGGCGCTCGCGCAGCATTTCCCGGTCGGCCGGCTGCCGCTCGTCAACGGCCTCGTGATGGCAGTCGGCGGCCTCGGCGGCGTCATGGTCGGTTCGCCGCTGACCTGGCTGCTCGGCTGGACGAGCTGGCGCGCGATCTGTTTCGGCCTCGCGGTGCTGACGGTGATCGTCGCGGCCTCGATCGGCGTCGGCGCACCCGAAGCGAAGCAGGTACGCCACCAGGGCGGGCTCGTCAGCCAGTTCAAGGGCACGTGGCACATCCTCAGCAGTCGCGCGTTCTGGAAGATCTCGTCGTTCTCCGTCGTCACGCAGGGCGTGTTCTACGCGATGCAGTCGCTGTGGGTCGGGCCATACCTGCGCGATGTCGCGGGGTTCGATGCGCCGCATGCCGCGCGCCTCGTGTCGGTGCTCGGCTTCGCGATGATGGCCGGCTGCGTCGGCTTCGGCGCCGCGGCGCGCGTGCTCGAGCGGCGCGGCGTGTCCGTCTATGCGTTCTGCGGCGTCGGCATGGCGCTGTTCGTCGCGACGCAGGCCGCGATCGTCGCGCGCGTGCCGTTGCCGCCGGCCGTGCTGTGGGCCGCATACGGGATGTTCGGCGGCGTCGGCATCCTGACCTACGCGGTGATGGCCGGGCATTTTCCCGCCCACCTGATCGGCCGCGCGAACACGACGCTCACGCTCGTGATCTTCCTGCTGATCTTTGCGTTCCAGATCGGCGTCGGCGCGGTGCTGTCGCACTGGCCCGCGGTCGACGGCCGTTATCCGGCCGCCGCGCACCTCACCGCATGGGGCGTGCTGCTCGCGCTGCAGCTCGCGAGCGCGGTCTGGTACGTATGGCCCGCGCGCGGTGCTGGCCAAGCGCACTGATCCGGCGGTACGCTGGCAGGTAGGGCGGCCGCGGAAACGGGGCCGCAGCACGTTGCGCTGCGCCGCCGAGCACGGCGCACGCATGATCAGACGGCCATATCCGTTGAAGATAGGGCCATTTTCAGGCTATAATTTGAAAGTTTGTGCTGATCAACCTCGCACCCTAGCGCCTACCTCATTCATCCCGTTCATCCGCCGCACGCCGCCTGCCGGGCGATGCCGCGAAGCCTCGTGCGCCACGCGCCGGGTTCGCGTCTCGACAACGCAGGCCGCGTCCAGCTAGCGACTACGCGCGCCCACGCAGCGCGACGCTCGCGCGGCAGGGTAAACAGGTCGGCAACAGGGTGTTCCCCAAGGAGCCTCCCGTGTTGCCGTCTTTTTCTCCCGCCTTGCTTGCACTCGCCGACGGCACGGTCTTTCGTGGTTATTCGATCGGGGCCGAAGGGCACACGATCGGCGAAGTCGTGTTCAATACCGCGATCACCGGCTATCAGGAAATCCTGACTGACCCGAGCTACGCGCGCCAGATCGTTACGCTCACCTACCCGCATATCGGCAACGTCGGCGTCAACGCCGAAGATGTCGAAGCCACGAAAGTCCATGCCGCCGGCCTGATCATCCGTGATCTGCCCACGCTCGCATCGAATTTCCGCATGGACCGCACGCTCGGCGATTACCTGCGCGACGAAGGCGTCGTCGCGATCTCCGGCATCGATACCCGCAAGCTGACCCGCATCCTGCGCGACAAGGGCGCGCAGAGCGGCTGCATCCTGGCCGGTTCGGATGACGAGGCGAAGGCGATCGAGCTCGCGCGCTCGTTCCAGGGCCTCGCGGGCATGGATCTCGCGAAGGTCGTGTCGACCACCAAGCCGTTCGAGTGGAAGCAGACCGAATGGCGCCTCGAAGGCGGCTACGGCATGCAGGAAGCGCCGAAGTACCGCGTCGTCGCCTACGATTTCGGTGTCAAGTACAACATCCTGCGCATGCTCGCGGAGCGCGGCTGCCACGTGACCGTGCTGCCCGCACAGGCGAGCGCGGCCGATGCGCTCGCGCTGAATCCGGACGGCATCTTCCTGTCGAACGGCCCCGGCGATCCGGAACCGTGCGATTACGCGATCGCGGCCACGAAGGCATTCATCGAGCGCGGCGTGCCGACCTTCGGTATTTGCCTCGGCCACCAGATCATGGGCCTCGCGGTCGGCGCGAAAACGCTGAAGATGAA
The nucleotide sequence above comes from Burkholderia pyrrocinia. Encoded proteins:
- a CDS encoding YnfA family protein — encoded protein: MTELMRVAALFAATALAEIVGCYLPWLVLKAGRPAWLLVPAALSLALFAWLLTLHPSAAGRTYAAYGGVYIAVALIWLRMVDGVALTRWDVAGAALALGGMAVIALQPRA
- a CDS encoding MFS transporter, with the translated sequence MSSVQVRVLALFSIGYFVSYVFRGVNLGFAPFVTHELGLSAADLGLLTSLYFLGFAGAQIPAGVMLDHFGPRRVTAGMLLFAAAGAAVFGAAHGIGTMMVGRLLIGVGVSVCLGAAFKALAQHFPVGRLPLVNGLVMAVGGLGGVMVGSPLTWLLGWTSWRAICFGLAVLTVIVAASIGVGAPEAKQVRHQGGLVSQFKGTWHILSSRAFWKISSFSVVTQGVFYAMQSLWVGPYLRDVAGFDAPHAARLVSVLGFAMMAGCVGFGAAARVLERRGVSVYAFCGVGMALFVATQAAIVARVPLPPAVLWAAYGMFGGVGILTYAVMAGHFPAHLIGRANTTLTLVIFLLIFAFQIGVGAVLSHWPAVDGRYPAAAHLTAWGVLLALQLASAVWYVWPARGAGQAH
- the gloB gene encoding hydroxyacylglutathione hydrolase, encoding MNELEYVPVPAFEDNYIWLVSDGRDAIAVDPGEAAPVRRVLAERGWRLTAILLTHHHADHVGGVEALRASQPADVPLTVYGPAAEAIGVVTRPLAGGDRVTLDAPAVAFDVLDVPGHTRGHIAYFQAAGQGAATPHVFCGDTLFSCGCGRLFEGTPAQMLASLDALAALPGDTRVHCAHEYTLSNIRFALACEPGNAALAAWRDDAQALRARGVPTLPTTIAHERAVNPFMRADSDAIRATLEAELHETVPDRLAAFTLMREWKNRFR
- the rnhA gene encoding ribonuclease HI, which translates into the protein MTTDTIDIYTDGACKGNPGPGGWGALMRYGDQEKELFGGEPNTTNNRMELMGVIAALEALKRPCQVIVHTDSQYVQKGISEWIHGWKKKGWITAAKTPVKNADLWKRLDALVAQHEVEWRWVKGHAGHPENERADALANRGVESLTA
- the dnaQ gene encoding DNA polymerase III subunit epsilon; amino-acid sequence: MRQIILDTETTGLNARTGDRLIEIGCVELLNRRLTGNNLHFYVNPERDSDPGALAVHGLTTEFLSDKPKFAEVADQIRDFVKDAELIIHNAPFDLGFLDAEFARLGLPPFTEQCGGVIDTLVQAKQMFPGKRNSLDALCDRFGISNAHRTLHGALLDSELLAEVYLAMTRGQDSLVIDMLDDAGAHGGAANGQRVSLAALDLPVVAASDDELAAHQTQLDELDKSVKGACVWRQSADAGAAETA
- the carA gene encoding glutamine-hydrolyzing carbamoyl-phosphate synthase small subunit, with amino-acid sequence MLPSFSPALLALADGTVFRGYSIGAEGHTIGEVVFNTAITGYQEILTDPSYARQIVTLTYPHIGNVGVNAEDVEATKVHAAGLIIRDLPTLASNFRMDRTLGDYLRDEGVVAISGIDTRKLTRILRDKGAQSGCILAGSDDEAKAIELARSFQGLAGMDLAKVVSTTKPFEWKQTEWRLEGGYGMQEAPKYRVVAYDFGVKYNILRMLAERGCHVTVLPAQASAADALALNPDGIFLSNGPGDPEPCDYAIAATKAFIERGVPTFGICLGHQIMGLAVGAKTLKMKTGHHGANHPVKDLGNGRVVITSQNHGFAVDADSLPANARVTHVSLFDGTLQGFELTDKPAFCFQGHPEASPGPHDIGYLFDRFTALMDAAKQRNA
- a CDS encoding transglycosylase SLT domain-containing protein — protein: MRLILSAMVVLLLAACASQPPVANNAADSQATSNYLRKSATAKETVDVDKQSVGDLTSADSDLWGRIRRGFQMPDLQSDLVDMQTTWYTQRPDYVQRMTERSQKYLYHIVEELEARHMPTELALLPFIESAYNPQALSVAKAAGMWQFMPGTGRTYNLKRNMWQDERRDVLASTSAALDYLSRLHDMFGDWYLALAAYNWGEGNVQRAIARNQAAGLPTDYQSLRMPNETRNYVPKLQAVKNIIASPQQYGLTLPDIPNHPYFVTVTTSRDMDVAVAAKLANLSLDEFRSLNPSFSKPVILGATEPQILLPFDNASAFEKNLKAYNGQLSSWTTYTVSERARPAAIAEKIGVDADTLMSINKIPAGMRLKPGSTIVVPRGDDDDEDISADVAENGALAMEPDVPDTRKMLIRVRRKQSMAAIAGRYGVSVGQLKAWNRTHRDLVMPGQALVLHVPVGRSVPAEPGPERIATSGGGAHIERASLSVGGKSHGAKRGAAKPAAKSAKAAPAKAAAHKSKKK
- a CDS encoding class I SAM-dependent methyltransferase; its protein translation is MSDRQIIDWPAWTDSPPGRYVLDWEQAQLDRIVSDVFGFHALQLGLPQLDALRENRMPYRGLVLDPASGASAPYQYPWAREARAPEHAPDNRSTTWCDLLDLPFESQSVDLIVMPHTLEFTSDPHRLLREAERVLMPEGQLVITGFNSLSLWGMRQSFGRMANRPFVPATRDQIAFIRLKDWIKLLGFDLERGRFGCYRPPLVTDKWLARYGFMEAAGDRWWPIFGAVYMVTAIKRVSGMRLVGRIKMKKPVLAPGLTPAASPTTHQEHS